In the genome of Variovorax sp. PAMC26660, the window GATGCTGCCGCGCACGCCGGCCGCGATCATGGCCTTGCCGCAGCGCGAGGCCACCAATGCCGCCGCGCGTGCATTGACGGCCATCACGGCATCGAAGTTCTCGGCCTGCAGGTCGAGTGCCGATTCGAGCAGGGCTATGCCGGCGCAGTTCACCACGAGGTCGAAGGCTGGCAATGTCGCGAGTGCGCTTTCCAGCGCGGGGGCGTCGGCCACGTCGAGTGCCAGCGGCGTGCAATTGGCTTCAGTGTGCAGTGCTTCCAACGCGGCCGCGTTGCGTCCTATGGCGGTGACCTGCGCGCCTGACTGCGCGAGCCGTACCGCCACTGCGCGGCCGATGCCGCTGCTCGCACCGGTCACGAGTGCGCGCTTGCCTGAGAAGTCGAAGGAGGTGGTCATGTCAGTGGGTCTATTTGATGTTGTGTTCAGGGCGGGTGCGAATGACACCAGGAGCTCCCCTCCGCGAATGTCCCCCGCTTCGCTCCTCCTTTATTTCGCTGCGGGGAGCACCCGGTGTCATTCGCACCTAGGCACGCTGCTGGTGTGCAGCCGATCAACGACCGCTCTGACCGCTCACGCCGATACGGGGCTCTTTTTCGCGAAATAAAGGAGGAGCGAAGCGGGGGACATTCGCGAAAAAGAGCACCGTGTCGGCGTGAGTGCCGCCCCGAACAGCGGCGCCTCAAATCGAAAGAAAAGAGTTCACCCCAGCCGATGCATCGCATCCCGCAACGCCGGGTAAAGCGATTTGTAGATCTCGAAGCGCTCGCGATACACCGCTTGCGCCGCAGGCTCCGGCCGCGCCCGTTCAACCAGCGTGACCCAGCCGCTCTCTGCGACAGTTGCGTCGACCAGCCCAGCACCGAGCGCAGCAAGCATCGCCGCACCAAGCGCCGCCTCGACCTCTTCCTCGATGGTGAACACCCGGTAGCCCGTGATGTCCGCCACGATCTGCATCCACAGGTCTGAATGCGCTGCGCCGCCGACCACGATGAGCCGGTCGTCCAGCGGCTGCCCGCTCTGCCGGCCGGCCTCGATGTTGTGTTGCAGCGCAAAGCTCACGCCTTCGAGCACTGCGCGGTACAGATGCGCGCGGCTGTGGGCGAGCGAAAGGCCGATGAATGCGCCCTTGGCCTGTGCGTCCCAGATCGGGCTGCGCTCGCCCATCAGGTAGGGCAGGAAGACCAGCCCCTGCGCACCGGGCGGAACGTCGACAGCCTTGCGCTCGATCAGCGCGTGCGCGTCCTCGCCGGTGCGCGCGGCCTCGGCAATTTCGGCCTGGCAGAAGGTGTCCTTGAACCATGTGATGGCCGCCCCCGCCGTGATCGCGCCGCCGAACACATAGCTGCGGTCCGCGCCCCGGTACACGTGCGGCATGGTGATGAGCTTGTGCCGCGCATCGACCGTCGGGCTCACGAAGCCCCAGCACATGCTGGTGCCGATCATCGCCACATGGTCGCCGCTGCCGGTGACGCCCGCGCAGAAAGTCGCCACGGCCGCATCGACGCCACCCGCCATCAGCGGCATGCCTTCGGCAAGGCCCAGCTTCGCAGCCCATTCCGCGCTCAGGCCACCCACCACATCGCTCGACTCGACAAGGCGCGGCGGCATCATGCGCGCCGGAATGCCGAGCATGTCGAGTGCTTCGCTCGACCAGCGGCGCCGCGCCGCGTCGTACACGCCGCCGATGTTGCCGGCCGAACTGTGATCGACCGCAAGCTCGCCCGTCAGCCGCCAGTTGATGTAACTGTTGGGCGGCAGGAAGTACGCGGTCTTTGCCCACACCTCGGGCAACTGCTCGCGAACCCACAGGATCTTCGTGAAGCCGTAATAACTGTCGACGCCGTTGCCGGTGATGGCTTCGAGACGCGGCACATCGACATTCGTGTTCACCCACGCGACTTCGGCGGTGGCACGCCGGTCCATCCAGATCAGGCAGGGGTGCAGCGGTTGCATGGCGTCATCGACCGGGATGCCCGCGCCGCCGTAGAGGCTGCTCACGCACATCGCGGCGATGTCCGTGGGCGCGATGCCGCTCTGCGCGACGCAGGTGCGGACGCTCTCGCACACCGCGTCGAACCACACCGTGCAGTCCTGTTGCGCCCACAGCGGCTGCGGCGTTTCGGGCTGGTAGGCCACGCTGTGTTGCGAATGCACCTTGCCGTCGATGCCGACCAGCAGGCACTTGGTGCTCTGCGTGCCGATGTCGACGCCGATCACGTATTTCATGGTGTGTGGTCTCAGGGTCTGGGCTGCGGCTTGAGCAGCACCTTGATGGAATCCAGCGAGTTTGCCAGCGCGAAGGCGCGCTCCCATTCGGTCAACGGAAAGTCGTGCGTCACGATGCCCTTCGAGGTGACGAGGCCGCGCGCCAACAGGTCGATGGCAATCGGGTAGCAGTAGGGCCCCAGGTGCGCGCCACGCACGTCCAGTTCCTTGCGGTCGCCGATGATCGACCAGTCGGCGCTGGTCTCCGAGCCGAACACGCTGAACTCGACGAAGCGACCGAGCTTGCGGATCATCTCCAGCCCCTGCGTCACGCCGATGGGTGCGCCGGTGGTCTCGATGTACACGTCGCAACCGTAGCCTTCGGTCAGGCCCTTGACGATGGCATCGGCGTTCTCGGTCTTCGGGTTGATCGTCACGTCGGCGCCGAACTGCCTTGCGAGTGCCAGGCGCTCGGGCACGAGGTCGATCACGATCAGCTTTTTCGGCGTCTTCAGGCGCGCGGCCTGCACCATCATCAGGCCGAGGGGGCCGGCGCCAGCGATCACCACCACGTCGTCGAGCTGGATGTCGCCACGGTTCACCGTATGGATCGCGCACGACAGCGGCTCGATGATGGCAGCGTCTTCCAGCGAGATGTCATCGGGGATCTTGTGCACGCGCGAGGTCGGCGGCAGCCGCATGTAGTCGGCCATGCCGCCATCGGCCACGATGCGCTGGAAGCCGAAGATGTTGTGCACCTCGCACATCCAGTACTTGCCCGAAGTACAGAAGCGGCACTTGCCGCAGGGCACGATCTGCTCGGCGATCACGCGGTCGCCTTTCTCCACGCCGAAGTGTTCGGCCGCGCCTTCGCCGAGTGCTTCGACGTAGCCGAAGAACTCGTGGCCAGGAATGACCGGCGCCTTGACCCACGAAGGCTGGCCGTCGCCGCCCCAGAACATCTTCGCGCCCGAGTGGCACTTGCAGTCGGAGGCGCAGATGCCGCAGGCGGCGATGGAGATCAGCAGTTCGTTGCGGCCGATGGTGGGCATCGCGACGGTTTCGAGGCGGTAGTCCTTGGGGCCGTGGCACACGACGGCCTGCATGGCGGCGAGTTCACCGATGGCGCCCGATGCGTTGGGCTGGAGTTTTTGATACGACATGGGGTCCTTGTGGTCAGAGGGTGTGTTGTGTTCGGGTCTTTCTCCCTCCCCTTCCGGGGGAGGGCAGGGGTGGGGGCAAGCGGCGGTCGATAAGGCGCTGTGGCTGATCCAGCGCCGCCTGCCCCCCATCCCAGCCTTCCCCCAGAGGGGGAAGGAGCAAGACAGGAAAGAGGGTCAGCGTTTCGCCTCGCGGCTGATGAAGATGGCGAGCAGAACGATCCCGCCCTTGATGATCAATTGCAGGTACGGCGACACGCCGATCATGTTGAGACCGTTGTTCAGCACGCCGAGCAACAGCGCGCCGACCAGCGTGCCCACGATGGCACCGCGTCCACCGGCAATGGA includes:
- a CDS encoding FGGY-family carbohydrate kinase, whose translation is MKYVIGVDIGTQSTKCLLVGIDGKVHSQHSVAYQPETPQPLWAQQDCTVWFDAVCESVRTCVAQSGIAPTDIAAMCVSSLYGGAGIPVDDAMQPLHPCLIWMDRRATAEVAWVNTNVDVPRLEAITGNGVDSYYGFTKILWVREQLPEVWAKTAYFLPPNSYINWRLTGELAVDHSSAGNIGGVYDAARRRWSSEALDMLGIPARMMPPRLVESSDVVGGLSAEWAAKLGLAEGMPLMAGGVDAAVATFCAGVTGSGDHVAMIGTSMCWGFVSPTVDARHKLITMPHVYRGADRSYVFGGAITAGAAITWFKDTFCQAEIAEAARTGEDAHALIERKAVDVPPGAQGLVFLPYLMGERSPIWDAQAKGAFIGLSLAHSRAHLYRAVLEGVSFALQHNIEAGRQSGQPLDDRLIVVGGAAHSDLWMQIVADITGYRVFTIEEEVEAALGAAMLAALGAGLVDATVAESGWVTLVERARPEPAAQAVYRERFEIYKSLYPALRDAMHRLG
- a CDS encoding alcohol dehydrogenase catalytic domain-containing protein; this encodes MSYQKLQPNASGAIGELAAMQAVVCHGPKDYRLETVAMPTIGRNELLISIAACGICASDCKCHSGAKMFWGGDGQPSWVKAPVIPGHEFFGYVEALGEGAAEHFGVEKGDRVIAEQIVPCGKCRFCTSGKYWMCEVHNIFGFQRIVADGGMADYMRLPPTSRVHKIPDDISLEDAAIIEPLSCAIHTVNRGDIQLDDVVVIAGAGPLGLMMVQAARLKTPKKLIVIDLVPERLALARQFGADVTINPKTENADAIVKGLTEGYGCDVYIETTGAPIGVTQGLEMIRKLGRFVEFSVFGSETSADWSIIGDRKELDVRGAHLGPYCYPIAIDLLARGLVTSKGIVTHDFPLTEWERAFALANSLDSIKVLLKPQPRP
- a CDS encoding SDR family oxidoreductase; translation: MTTSFDFSGKRALVTGASSGIGRAVAVRLAQSGAQVTAIGRNAAALEALHTEANCTPLALDVADAPALESALATLPAFDLVVNCAGIALLESALDLQAENFDAVMAVNARAAALVASRCGKAMIAAGVRGSIVNVSSQAALVALDAHLCYCASKAAMDAITRSLCLEFGPHGIRVNSVNPTVTLTPMAEQAWADPVKSAAAIRGIPLGRFAQVEEVVAPILFLLSDGASMVSGVALPVDGGYTIV